In Criblamydia sequanensis CRIB-18, the DNA window AAGAAGGTAAACTGCTTTTTGGGCCTAATCTTGGATGGAAAGAGGTAGACATCAAAGAAAAGCTTAAAAAGTTTAATTGTCCGATTACAGTTCTTAATGACGTGAGAGCTGCCACTTTGGGTGAATGGAAGTATGGATCCGGTAAAGGCTTTTCAAACCTGGCTTGCATTTTTATTGGGACCGGAATAGGCGGAGGCTTTGTTACAGATGGCAAACTTCTCGAAGGCGCGAATAATTCCGCCGGGGAAATAGGTCATATGGTGGTGGATATGAACGGTCCTAAATGCACCTGCGGAAATTTTGGCTGCTTGGAAGCTTTTGCAGGAGGCTGGGCGATTGCTGAAAACGCAAGACAGCTTATAAAAAAACATCCTGAAAAAGGCAAAAGAATCCTCGAGCTTGCCAAAGATGATATTTTGGGGATCGATGGAAAAATCATAATAAAAGCATATAATGAAAAAGACCCTTTAGCAACCATTGTCATTGAACTTGCGATTAAAGCGCTTACAGCCGGGGTTTTATCGATTATCCATGCCGTCAACCCTTCTCTTTTAATTTTTGGAGGAGGGATCGTGGATGGCTTACCTGATATTGTAACTAAAGTTGAGAAAGAAGTTAGGTTGCGAGGGTTGAACTCTGCACTTTCCAACCTATCTTTTAAAAAAGCCGCTCTTGAAAAAGAAGCTGTAGCAATTGGAGCTACTGTCCCCTTCATCAACTAAGCTGTCTCTTGTTCGGTCTCATCTAGATGATCGATTTCAAGAAACTCTTTAGACCCAAAATACTTCTCGCTTTCTCTTATAATCAAAGGCGAGAGGTAAGCCAAAGCAGAAAGATTAGTTAAAAGCATCCCGGCCATAGTGATATCGGCTAAATGCCACACAAGATCAACTTTGGCAAAAACGCCAATCGGGATCAAACCTACATAAAGCCAGCGAAAGAATGAAATTTTTTTTCGGTCAAATAAATACTCTACGGCCTTTTCTCCGCAAAATGCCCAAGCGAGAATGGTTGTATATGCAAACAAAATAAGAGATATCACAACTACATAAGCGCCCATCTCATGCCCGACCCCTTTTTCAAAGGCATAAGTGCACATAAGGGTGCTCTTCAATCCGGGAACTTCAAAAGCCCCTGTGACAATAAGAACAAGTCCTGTAAGTGTGCAGATGATAAGCACAATAAAAGGGGCTACCATAGCAATAATCCCTTCCATAACAGGGCTTTTTGCTTTTGCGTTGGCTTGGAGTATCGGGGCAATGCCGGTTCCGGCATCCGTTGCAAAAATGCCTCTTTCAAAACCTGTAGAGAGCGCTCTTGCCATACCAAAGCCCATAGCACCGCCAAAAATGGAAGAAAAATCAAAGGCGCTTCTGAAAAGAAGAGAAAAAGCAGGCAGAACTTTATCCAAGTTGTAGCCCAAGATTAAAAAAGCTACCAAAAGATAAAGCGTTGCCATAAAGGGAACTACTTTTGATGCGATAAGAGCAACCCTATGGCCTCCTCCTATAATCACATAACCTACCGCTGCTGCTACAATTAGGCTAATAAGAAAAGGGTTCCAGCCAATTTCCTGCAAAGGAAGAGAGAGAGAATTTACCTGAACGAAATTACCGCAGCTAAAAGCGGTTAATAAGCTAAATACGGAAAATAAAATGGCTAAACTCTTTTTCTTCATCCCCTTTTCAATGTAGTACATGGGGCCGCCAAGAAACTCGCCTTGATCATTTTGCTTTCTATAAAAACCGCCTAAAAGACAGCCGGAATACTGCAAAATAGCGCCAAAAAAAGCCATGACCCACATCCAAATAAGAGCGCCAGGCCCGCCTGTTCCAAGAGCCACGGCCATCCCTGAGATGTTACCGGTTCCAAGGTTTCCAGCAAGTACTGTAGCGATGGCCTCAAAATGAGTGATATTTCCTTGACCCTTTCCGTCATCTTTAAGAATCGAGCGGAAGCCGTAGGAAATTTTAGTCAGTTGCGGAAATTTTAGTTTAATACTCAAGAAAATTCCGAGGCTTATGAGGACCGGGAAAACCACCCAAAAGGTGATCGCGTGAGCGAAACTTTCAAAAAGATGATTGATATCCATAACTATTAAATCTAAAATTTTAAAGGAATAGTTTAGCCTAAATTCCTTATTTTGTCTTTTTAAATTTTTAGGGAGTTCGGCACAGTAAATAAATTATTATAAATTTTTTGGCCAAGTGATGACGTTTCAAAAAATTCTTTAGCCCTTGAAAGAGGGATGGAGATTGTCTTTTCGTAGGGGCTAGCTTCCGGAAATCCAGATTCATAGCATAGGGAAAGAAGCTCTTCGCCTAAAATAGATTTTGGAAAGACAAGAAAAGAACATTCCGGAATTTTTGAAGCAAAAATGGCAGCAAGGACTTCAATCAGTTTTTTTTGTAAATCTTTTGTTGATAAAAAGGGTGAAGTTTTCATGGCAAGTTCTGTTAACTGCACACAACCTAACTCATCAAATAGAAGCTCTCCTTCGTAAACCGCTTCCCCCTCAAGCAGCTCTTCTTTAACACTGAGCGTGAAAAGGAGTTTATTTTTAATAGTAAAATCAGGCCTTGCGCCAAATAAAAATTCTTTCTTGCTGATGGGCTCTAGTTGTTTAAACATATAGGCAGGGCTTAATAGCTTAGCAAAAATCGTCCCTAAGTCTTTACCTAAGCTTGCTATTAAAGCTTTCATCCTGCTTTTAGCATCTTCTGAAGGAACAAGATCTTGATTGCTCGTAAGATAATCAATGAATAAAGCCGCTTGATAGCGATTATTTTTAGCTTTATTAAGCCTATCGGCTTCTTCAAACTCCTCTTTAAATAACTCTCCTATGAATTCTTCGGAAGTAAGCGGCTCTGTCTTTAACTTTAGAAAAAGTTCTTGGCATCTTCTAGCAATTTGCACGGTTTTTTCAAGATTATCCTGTCTCAAATGAAAGGCAAAATTCTTAGTCTTCCTTAATGAATTAAGGTCACTATAATTTTTAGTGCGTATAATTTCTTGAAAGGCAAGCTGGTGGGTATAGGTAAAAACAGGGATGATGGAGAGATGTTGCAGAAGGTGATGGGCACAGTCTCGTTT includes these proteins:
- a CDS encoding ROK family protein, with the protein product MTDKKKWVSGIDLGGTKTLIVAKTKEGEVLDKLVFKTDAKEGPEPVFQHIEKTLLGLTEKLKAPPSAIGIGVAGQIDKKEGKLLFGPNLGWKEVDIKEKLKKFNCPITVLNDVRAATLGEWKYGSGKGFSNLACIFIGTGIGGGFVTDGKLLEGANNSAGEIGHMVVDMNGPKCTCGNFGCLEAFAGGWAIAENARQLIKKHPEKGKRILELAKDDILGIDGKIIIKAYNEKDPLATIVIELAIKALTAGVLSIIHAVNPSLLIFGGGIVDGLPDIVTKVEKEVRLRGLNSALSNLSFKKAALEKEAVAIGATVPFIN
- a CDS encoding alanine/glycine:cation symporter family protein; protein product: MDINHLFESFAHAITFWVVFPVLISLGIFLSIKLKFPQLTKISYGFRSILKDDGKGQGNITHFEAIATVLAGNLGTGNISGMAVALGTGGPGALIWMWVMAFFGAILQYSGCLLGGFYRKQNDQGEFLGGPMYYIEKGMKKKSLAILFSVFSLLTAFSCGNFVQVNSLSLPLQEIGWNPFLISLIVAAAVGYVIIGGGHRVALIASKVVPFMATLYLLVAFLILGYNLDKVLPAFSLLFRSAFDFSSIFGGAMGFGMARALSTGFERGIFATDAGTGIAPILQANAKAKSPVMEGIIAMVAPFIVLIICTLTGLVLIVTGAFEVPGLKSTLMCTYAFEKGVGHEMGAYVVVISLILFAYTTILAWAFCGEKAVEYLFDRKKISFFRWLYVGLIPIGVFAKVDLVWHLADITMAGMLLTNLSALAYLSPLIIRESEKYFGSKEFLEIDHLDETEQETA